One Oryza sativa Japonica Group chromosome 8, ASM3414082v1 DNA window includes the following coding sequences:
- the LOC4344881 gene encoding MEIOTIC F-BOX protein MOF-like: protein MRRGKAALWRPRHGEGETSRRGGDGDGEAADRLSALPDGVLHHVMSFLKAWEVVRTCVLSRRWRNLWASAPCVDLRIRYFRLDSEPPEEPRDFVNRLFRRREASAPVDTLRLQLSDPDNLFDNDDANAWIRTAIKRNARFIHLTGHRKEIGVLKHRALVSTHLKILKLSYVLIDDKILKQLSSGCKSLEELDLKDCVMTGHQISSASLKTLKMDRCKINVDLSITAPNLVFLNIVTPYIRVPSFKNLESLVTCSIILDDLFLGDDYQHISDEDDIDETTDDDDFGYQKNDKAGYRINYAKKGFVFGGNEDGYGYGSDIESDDNTYEYSEIANECGELQYGNNGDGHNSSKDGEYDNAETFGGQNVIHSLSNVRSLELLAGAGEVVLSRELKSCPIFINLKTLSLGEWCMDAEFDALVFLLQRSPNLERLFLEPQLNFNTRKALESGVKPTGRSFTCKDLQMVKIRCSKDDARVHMLAHLFRANGIPFDKIYVHRSGSSRLRSEKVMRDLAKQELEFWGSDEFWGSDYEYCGPDPEFGDSDLEF from the exons atgcgCCGGGGGAAAGCCGCTCTCTGGCGGCCGCGCCATGGCGAGGGCGAGACGTCCCGGCgtggaggcgacggcgatggagaaGCGGCCGACCGCCTCAGCGCCCTCCCGGACGGGGTGCTGCACCACGTGATGTCGTTCCTCAAGGCGTGGGAGGTGGTGCGCACCTGCGTGCTCTCCCGGCGGTGGCGCAACCTCTGGGCGTCCGCGCCCTGCGTCGACCTCCGCATCCGGTACTTCCGCCTCGACAGCGAGCCGCCGGAGGAGCCGCGCGATTTCGTGAACCGCCTCTTCCGCCGCCGGGAGGCGTCGGCGCCGGTGGACACGCTCCGCCTGCAGTTGAGCGACCCGGACAATTTGTTTGACAACGACGATGCCAATGCGTGGATCCGGACTGCCATCAAGCGCAATGCTCGATTCATTCATCTCACTGGGCACCGCAAAGAGATCGGGGTGTTAAAGCACAGGGCCTTGGTCTCTACCCACCTCAAGATCTTGAAGCTGTCCTATGTCCTGATCGATGACAAGATCCTCAAGCAGCTTTCTTCAGGGTGCAAATCTTTGGAAGAACTGGATCTTAAGGACTGCGTGATGACCGGCCATCAGATCTCCTCTGCTTCTTTGAAGACTTTGAAGATGGATAGGTGCAAGATCAATGTGGACCTCTCTATCACTGCTCCAAACCTTGTTTTTCTGAACATAGTCACACCTTACATCCGAGTTCCATCGTTCAAGAACTTGGAGTCGCTGGTGACATGCTCTATCATACTTGATGACCTTTTCTTGGGTGATGATTATCAGCACATTAGTGATGAAGATGACATTGATGAAAccactgatgatgatgattttggTTATCAGAAGAATGATAAGGCAGGGTATAGGATTAATTACGCTAAAAAAGGATTTGTGTTTGGTGGAAACGAGGATGGTTATGGCTATGGTAGTGATATTGAGAGTGATGACAACACCTATGAATATAGTGAGATTGCAAATGAGTGTGGTGAGCTTCAGTATGGTAACAATGGTGATGGTCATAATTCCAGTAAAGATGGCGAATATGACAATGCTGAAACATTTGGTGGCCAAAATGTGATTCACAGCCTTTCAAATGTTAGAAGTTTGGAACTCTTAGCTGGTGCTGGAGAG GTGGTTCTTTCTAGGGAATTGAAAAGCTGCCCAATTTTTATCAACTTGAAGACCCTGTCCCTTGGTGAATGGTGTATGGATGCTGAATTCGATGCATTAGTTTTCTTGCTACAGCGTTCACCTAATTTGGAGAGGCTTTTTCTTGAACCTCAGTTG AACTTCAATACTAGGAAGGCATTGGAAAGTGGTGTTAAACCTACGGGAAGATCATTTACTTGTAAAGACCTGCAAATGGTGAAGATCAGATGCTCGAAGGACGATGCGAGAGTCCATATGCTGGCACATTTGTTCAGGGCTAATGGCATACCCTTTGATAAGATTTATGTCCATCGGTCTGGGAGCTCTC GTCTCCGCAGCGAGAAGGTGATGAGAGATCTAGCCAAGCAAGAACTGGAGTTCTGGGGGTCAGATGAGTTCTGGGGTTCAGATTATGAGTACTGTGGTCCAGATCCGGAGTTCGGGGATTCGGATTTGGAATTCTGA